A single region of the Salicibibacter cibi genome encodes:
- a CDS encoding response regulator transcription factor: MAERILIVDDERKMRQLIGLYLTEEGYELDEASSGAEAIHKATRQSYDAIILDIMMPRTDGWEVCRRLRITGSPIGVLILTAKTEVEDRVKGLDLGADDYLVKPFAPEELIARVKALLRRKTSPLNEESAEITAGVLFIQPDRYSVKVAGQSVDLTAKEFEILYLMATHPERVYTRENVIEQIWAIDREWQDPRTIDTHIKNIRTKLKKAGLPFNPINTVWGVGYTFNTTEGK; encoded by the coding sequence GTGGCGGAACGTATACTCATTGTCGATGACGAACGAAAAATGCGACAGTTGATTGGTCTATATTTGACAGAGGAGGGCTATGAACTTGATGAAGCAAGTTCTGGAGCAGAAGCTATCCATAAGGCCACCCGGCAATCCTACGATGCTATTATTTTGGATATTATGATGCCGCGGACTGACGGCTGGGAGGTTTGCAGGCGTCTACGTATCACAGGTTCCCCTATAGGTGTTTTGATACTAACAGCGAAGACAGAAGTGGAAGATCGAGTCAAGGGGCTGGATTTGGGGGCGGATGATTATCTCGTCAAACCGTTCGCACCGGAGGAGCTGATTGCGCGTGTAAAAGCATTGCTCAGACGTAAAACCAGCCCTTTAAATGAAGAATCAGCAGAGATCACAGCCGGTGTATTGTTTATTCAACCGGATCGATACAGCGTAAAAGTAGCGGGACAATCCGTTGACTTAACGGCAAAAGAATTTGAGATTTTATATTTAATGGCTACCCATCCGGAACGGGTATATACAAGGGAGAATGTCATCGAACAGATTTGGGCCATCGATCGTGAATGGCAAGATCCTCGAACGATTGATACCCATATCAAAAATATCCGAACTAAGTTGAAAAAAGCAGGTCTGCCATTTAACCCAATTAATACTGTGTGGGGAGTGGGGTACACCTTTAATACAACGGAAGGAAAATAA
- a CDS encoding sensor histidine kinase, with protein MNRIFYKLGGSIMILFLIVLLPLGYVMIQIFTNYNDLHLYEDTEEMASQYATLLAADDDLNLEFLIQSMDDETSRKMVIIDSNGNIVEDSGISGFHNPEDNMGTFTDLNDQQEYIYVGEQVQGNDMGEVFIFSPSDRMDQSTVQIQHALFLSGIGALLLAFGFTFIASRQFSKPLQEMERAAQQMTRGELDVEVPVETRDELGSLSYSMNELARELKRYRSNRQAFFSNVSHELRTPLSYIQGYCDALKKELYRDETEKQQFINIIHEETHRMNRMIHDLFELSRMEEGHFPLNLELTHIGDVINRTKTKVVAEAKKKNISLSEDIEEDLPPIAADSFRLEQIFTNLLQNAVNYSDNGHIWIEVFLKNEDVEVKITDTGSGIATEDLPYIFERFYRGEKSRARDFGGTGLGLSIAKQLTELQYGRIQVESEPGKGTAFVLRFPEAKEGEE; from the coding sequence ATGAACAGGATTTTTTATAAGCTTGGTGGATCGATCATGATTTTGTTTCTGATTGTATTACTTCCGTTAGGTTATGTGATGATCCAAATTTTTACCAATTATAATGATCTTCATTTGTACGAAGATACGGAGGAAATGGCGTCTCAATATGCAACGCTTCTTGCTGCCGACGATGATCTTAATTTAGAATTTCTTATCCAATCGATGGATGATGAGACATCCCGAAAGATGGTAATCATTGATTCGAATGGAAACATTGTCGAAGACTCTGGAATCAGCGGTTTTCATAATCCTGAAGATAACATGGGAACATTTACAGACCTTAATGATCAGCAAGAATATATTTATGTTGGAGAACAGGTGCAGGGTAACGATATGGGAGAGGTCTTTATTTTTTCCCCTTCAGATCGCATGGATCAGTCAACCGTTCAAATACAGCATGCGCTGTTTCTATCAGGTATTGGCGCCCTTCTTCTTGCTTTTGGTTTTACGTTTATCGCCTCCAGACAATTTTCCAAACCTCTTCAAGAAATGGAAAGAGCGGCACAGCAAATGACGAGAGGGGAGCTGGACGTGGAAGTGCCTGTAGAAACGAGAGATGAGTTGGGGTCGCTCTCCTATTCCATGAATGAACTGGCGCGCGAACTAAAAAGATATCGGAGCAACAGGCAAGCTTTTTTTTCAAACGTGTCTCATGAATTGCGAACACCGCTTTCCTATATCCAAGGGTATTGTGATGCGTTAAAGAAGGAGCTTTATCGGGATGAGACGGAAAAACAACAGTTTATCAATATTATTCATGAAGAAACACATCGCATGAATCGAATGATCCATGATCTATTTGAATTATCCCGAATGGAAGAAGGGCATTTTCCATTAAATCTTGAGCTCACTCATATCGGGGATGTCATCAATCGTACCAAAACAAAAGTGGTTGCCGAAGCAAAGAAAAAGAACATATCCTTGAGCGAAGATATAGAAGAAGACCTTCCTCCCATTGCAGCAGATAGTTTCCGCCTGGAACAGATCTTCACAAATTTACTGCAAAATGCGGTGAATTACTCGGATAACGGTCATATTTGGATTGAGGTATTTTTGAAAAATGAGGATGTAGAAGTAAAAATCACGGATACGGGAAGCGGGATCGCGACCGAAGATCTTCCCTACATTTTTGAACGTTTCTATCGTGGTGAAAAGTCCAGAGCTCGGGATTTTGGAGGAACAGGTTTAGGACTTTCCATCGCAAAACAATTAACGGAACTTCAATATGGACGCATTCAAGTAGAAAGTGAGCCCGGAAAAGGGACGGCATTTGTGCTGCGGTTTCCTGAAGCAAAGGAGGGAGAAGAATGA
- a CDS encoding cytochrome c biogenesis CcdA family protein, which produces MDDVSLGIAFMAGLISFFSPCIFPLLPAYLAQLTGSNISSGAINADRRLIFSRSIGFILGFTIIFLLLGLSSTLLGSWFNQYSDAIMQFGGILIILFGLQMTGFLSIRALLTEKKVAKTPKKASSFSGSVLFGLVFAAGWSPCIGITLGSILTLAGASGTMLTGSTMLFAYSMGLGVPFIGMSLLYAQSFQKLRSINRFLPTIQKGSGVIMIILGILLFTGYFESIATYLGEYVPSWMI; this is translated from the coding sequence ATGGATGATGTATCGCTTGGTATTGCCTTTATGGCCGGTTTAATATCTTTCTTTTCCCCTTGTATTTTCCCGTTGCTTCCGGCTTATTTGGCTCAATTGACCGGATCCAATATCTCATCGGGGGCGATTAATGCGGATCGTCGGTTAATTTTTTCGCGAAGTATTGGATTTATTCTTGGTTTTACAATTATTTTCTTGCTGCTGGGATTATCCTCAACCTTGCTTGGATCATGGTTTAATCAGTACAGCGACGCCATTATGCAATTTGGCGGCATCCTCATCATTCTATTTGGATTACAGATGACCGGGTTCCTTTCTATCCGAGCCTTACTTACTGAAAAAAAAGTAGCAAAAACACCGAAAAAAGCATCGAGTTTTTCCGGTTCGGTTCTGTTTGGCCTAGTGTTTGCAGCTGGATGGAGTCCATGTATTGGTATCACACTCGGTTCCATTCTCACCCTTGCGGGAGCATCCGGAACGATGCTAACCGGATCAACGATGCTTTTTGCTTATTCAATGGGGCTGGGGGTACCTTTCATAGGGATGTCGCTCCTTTATGCGCAATCTTTCCAGAAACTTCGTTCCATCAATCGTTTTTTACCGACCATTCAAAAAGGGAGTGGTGTCATTATGATTATATTGGGCATTCTTCTTTTCACAGGTTATTTTGAGAGCATTGCGACGTATTTAGGAGAGTATGTTCCGTCTTGGATGATTTGA